The DNA region aagtgcaaagcaataatcacctttgaagttcctccttgcacattacatgctgtgctgtctctgtgttatgggtgtataaataggtagaggtctgtctgcaatgaggcgatgggtacagttttagttcagtaatcagcgcagtcgtctatgatctgggagactccagttcaaaacccgatgtggggacctccttcatagGTAGTTTAtccatgaacacttattgtaacactttgattttctaaaattaaaagtgtctgaaaaacaaaaacaggatttttaagcctctttccacttttattcaaatacaaatacagatacaaataattttgctgcctcaacaaatacagatacaaatacaaatactgagatctctgcacatccctaatgtgGACCCATCAGAGTCTGACCTCTAACCTCTCCTCGTTCCAACCCACAGGACTGTCCGTCCACTCACGACCTGCTGACCTCGCTGCGACAGGTGGAGAAGATGTTGGCGGCCCACGAGGCGTCGTACCAGCAGGGCGTGCGCTCCCTCAGGAAGAAGCTGAGCGCTCTGCACAACAGCACCATGGCGATCTTTAAGATCAGCAAGAACGGTGAGGAACGACACTTTGTTTAGTGATTTATCCTGATGAGAGAGCGGGTTAgggctccaaagactaataacagcgttGTTGTCACTCAATGTCAGGAAGAGGAAAACTTGACACTGTTTTTaatctttggagccgtttctatCTATGATATCTATCGACATCAGCTCACAAGTTGAAATAACacgtctctgtctgtctcccagTATCCTGCCCCAAACCAGAGACCCCCGCCAACGGCCGCAGACTGGGTCGGGTGTTTGACGTCGGACACGAGGTCCACTTCCTGTGCAAGCCAGGCTACGAGCTGATTGGCCCGAGGACCCGGGTGTGCCTGGAGTCTCTGAAGTGGAGCGGCCAGCAGCCCATGTGCAGACGTAAATAAGATACTCGAGCATTAAGTGAATATAATACTGATACTGGTTCAGTATatgtgtgatgttttatttttaacttttcttttcagGCTTCAACAACACCGGAAACTCTCTGCCCTCCttctctcctgctgcttctgcttcctcctccctccccatctctgctgctctgtcagcatcctcctcctcctcctcctcctcctcctcctcctcctcctcctcatcctccaccGCAGCAGCATCTTCACCTacatcctcctctccctcctcctccatccgTCCGTCTCACTGCACTCACTTCCTGGGCTCCACCCGCTGCACCTGTGATGTGGGTTTCACCATATCAGGCCGCGACAACAACATTTGCACAGgtaataaatatataagaacacattttttataattCCTGCTTCTACtagtaactaaatacatttactcaagtactgtacttgggtacaattttgaggtaattgtactttacttgagtatttccatgtgatgctgctttatacttccactcctctacatttcagagggaaatattgtacatttatttgacagctttagttacttccagatgaagatttgaacagcttcctgctgcacAATCCACAGTCTCACTGTAGTTTATAGATGTAGAAAGTCTCCTGACAGCCTGCAAACACATACAAGAAAACTTTCAACTGATGTTACAGTTTACTGCAGGACAGAGACAATATTAAAGAACTTTTTGTGAGGGAACTGAAGTCAATGCTTTGTGTAAGACTTTTCCTGCAGATACCCTGACGCTGTGTGTTTCAGATATCGACGAGTGCCGTCTGTTTCCTCTCGGTCAGCCCGGCCGGCTCTGCGTCCATCAGTGTGTAAACACACCCGGCAGCTTCCACTGCTTCTGTCCAGCTGGGTATGACCTCGCCACGGACAGCCGCAGCTGCGCAGGTCAGAGGTCGACGCTCGTCTCGTCAGTTAAGGGGGGAATTgttagaggtgtgtgtgtatgtgtgtgtttgtgactctCGTCTCTGCTGTCTTTCTGTCCTCAGACATCGACGAGTGTGAAAACCGGATGCACAACTGCAAAGCGgatcagctgtgtgtgaacACCTACGGAGGTTTCCGGTGCGTGACGGTGGAGTGTCCTCACATGAAAAACGCCACGTACATCAAGACATCACCGATGTAAGAGCAGAACGTCAAATCTTCTTTCCTCTGCTGATTCAGTAGTTTCATCCAGagatgtttgtttctttctggcctttTCTATCATGTACTGAAGTCacaagaatgtttgtttcacCTCTGCAGCGCTGCAGATTTCTACACCACATTTGCAGATGTCAGTAATTTTGCAATTAGCCTAAAAACCTGGTGGGTCAACAGATGTTTATGAAAAGATTCACTCACTGAGCCTCTGGACGTGAGCTAGCAGTTAACAGGCT from Thunnus albacares chromosome 7, fThuAlb1.1, whole genome shotgun sequence includes:
- the LOC122985393 gene encoding fibulin-7-like, encoding MKMEVLSRMELVVVVMAMTCLHQLSSAQDCPSTHDLLTSLRQVEKMLAAHEASYQQGVRSLRKKLSALHNSTMAIFKISKNVSCPKPETPANGRRLGRVFDVGHEVHFLCKPGYELIGPRTRVCLESLKWSGQQPMCRRFNNTGNSLPSFSPAASASSSLPISAALSASSSPSSSIRPSHCTHFLGSTRCTCDVGFTISGRDNNICTDIDECRLFPLGQPGRLCVHQCVNTPGSFHCFCPAGYDLATDSRSCADIDECENRMHNCKADQLCVNTYGGFRCVTVECPHMKNATYIKTSPMRCERNPCMLGDKACTQAPNSISFHFLPVVSNMSAPRVLFRVSAARVLGDTLRFGLAGSRGRGHFSVQRSGRQTGTLLLVTPVKGPATLEAEVEMSELEGHSLLGRYLTKVTLLVSPYEF